A genome region from Eurosta solidaginis isolate ZX-2024a chromosome 2, ASM4086904v1, whole genome shotgun sequence includes the following:
- the NTPase gene encoding nucleoside diphosphate phosphatase ENTPD5 isoform X4 has protein sequence MKIEYQLVNTNEEQAGGAASRRRKSAGPNAAAKGLPRRLKLSFLCLVLSATLLLLFFGVYMDSTSPFLVRLASKLGYTRNQFAVIIDAGSTGSRVLAYKFDRSFIDNKLVLSEELFKERKPGLSSFAENPAQGAHSIKLLLDDAKAFIPKEKWASTPLVLKATAGLRLLPQHKADNILNSVRELFGKSEFSVEPDAVEIMDGTDEGIFSWFTVNFLLGRLSKSNQAAALDLGGGSTQVTFAPTDPDQLPLYDKYMHEVNTLNRQINVFTHSYLGLGLMAARHSVFTKDYKKDVSDIETVCVNPIINNRTWTYGNVEYTISGKPNTKSTAEEPVVDLEQCLEAIKTQVLPLVKPKPFTLKQHTVAAFSYYFERAIESGLIDPFQGGEITISAYRKKAEEICSIANDEQPFMCFDLTYISVLLREGFGLGDSKKIKLYKKIDGHEISWALGCAYNVLTSVEKYNA, from the exons ATGAAAATTGAATACCAGTTG GTAAACACAAATGAGGAGCAGGCAGGTGGTGCTGCGTCTAGACGGCGGAAAAGTGCAGGTCCAAATGCCGCAGCTAAAGGTTTGCCTAGAAGACTGAAATTGTCGTTCTTATGTTTGGTGTTATCGGCTACATTATTGTTGCTTTTCTTTG GAGTTTATATGGACTCTACGAGCCCTTTCCTAGTTCGTTTAGCTTCAAAATTGGGATATACGCGTAATCAATTTGCAGTTATCATAGATGCTGGTTCTACCGGCAGTCGCGTCTTGGCTTATAAATTCGATAGAAGTTTTATAG ATAATAAACTTGTGTTATCTGAGGAACTGTTCAAGGAACGTAAGCCTGGTCTCTCTTCATTCGCTGAGAACCCTGCACAAGGTGCGCATTCTATAAAATTGTTACTCGATGATGCCAAAGCATTCATACCGAAAGAGAAATGGGCATCAACACCACTTGTTCTTAAAGCAACAGCTGGCCTACGTCTTCTTCCACAACACAAAGCCGACAATATACTAAATTCGGTACGTGAACTTTTTGGAAAATCCGAATTTAGCGTTGAACCAGATGCGGTTGAAATAATGGACGGCACCGATGAGGGTATATTCTCTTGGTTTACGGTTAACTTTCTACTTGGGCGTTTATCGAAATCAAATCAAGCTGCGGCTTTAGATTTAGGTGGTGGCAGTACGCAGGTTACTTTTGCACCAACTGACCCTGATCAATTGCCACTCTACGATAAATATATGCATGAAGTTAATACATTAAATCGCCAGATTAATGTGTTTACACACAGTTATTTGGGGTTGGGTTTGATGGCAGCACGTCATTCTGTATTTACGAAAGATTATAAAAAGGATGTGAGTGATATTGAAACGGTATGTGTTAACCCGATAATAAACAATCGTACTTGGACTTATGGGAATGTGGAATACACAATAAG cgGAAAGCCAAATACGAAATCAACAGCAGAAGAACCAGTTGTTGACTTGGAGCAATGTTTAGAAGCTATCAAGACACAAGTGCTGCCACTGGTCAAGCCAAAGCCTTTCACGTTGAAACAACATACAGTGGCTGCTTTCAGTTATTACTTTGAACGCGCTATAGAATCAGGATTAATTGATCCTTTCCAAGGTGGAGAAATAACAATATCAGCATATCGTAAGAAAGCTGAAGAAATTTGTAGCATTGCCAATGATGAACAGCCTTTTATGTGCTTTGATTTGACTTATATATCTGTGCTGTTGCGTGAAGGTTTTGGTTTGGGAGATAGTAAAAAAATTAAG CTTTACAAAAAGATCGATGGCCATGAAATATCATGGGCGCTAGGCTGTGCTTATAATGTCTTGACCAGTGTTGAGAAATATAATGCTTAA
- the NTPase gene encoding nucleoside diphosphate phosphatase ENTPD5 isoform X1: MTSPKDVRKRKIKNLTKKRAIPASFMLTVVNTNEEQAGGAASRRRKSAGPNAAAKGLPRRLKLSFLCLVLSATLLLLFFGVYMDSTSPFLVRLASKLGYTRNQFAVIIDAGSTGSRVLAYKFDRSFIDNKLVLSEELFKERKPGLSSFAENPAQGAHSIKLLLDDAKAFIPKEKWASTPLVLKATAGLRLLPQHKADNILNSVRELFGKSEFSVEPDAVEIMDGTDEGIFSWFTVNFLLGRLSKSNQAAALDLGGGSTQVTFAPTDPDQLPLYDKYMHEVNTLNRQINVFTHSYLGLGLMAARHSVFTKDYKKDVSDIETVCVNPIINNRTWTYGNVEYTISGKPNTKSTAEEPVVDLEQCLEAIKTQVLPLVKPKPFTLKQHTVAAFSYYFERAIESGLIDPFQGGEITISAYRKKAEEICSIANDEQPFMCFDLTYISVLLREGFGLGDSKKIKLYKKIDGHEISWALGCAYNVLTSVEKYNA; encoded by the exons GTAAACACAAATGAGGAGCAGGCAGGTGGTGCTGCGTCTAGACGGCGGAAAAGTGCAGGTCCAAATGCCGCAGCTAAAGGTTTGCCTAGAAGACTGAAATTGTCGTTCTTATGTTTGGTGTTATCGGCTACATTATTGTTGCTTTTCTTTG GAGTTTATATGGACTCTACGAGCCCTTTCCTAGTTCGTTTAGCTTCAAAATTGGGATATACGCGTAATCAATTTGCAGTTATCATAGATGCTGGTTCTACCGGCAGTCGCGTCTTGGCTTATAAATTCGATAGAAGTTTTATAG ATAATAAACTTGTGTTATCTGAGGAACTGTTCAAGGAACGTAAGCCTGGTCTCTCTTCATTCGCTGAGAACCCTGCACAAGGTGCGCATTCTATAAAATTGTTACTCGATGATGCCAAAGCATTCATACCGAAAGAGAAATGGGCATCAACACCACTTGTTCTTAAAGCAACAGCTGGCCTACGTCTTCTTCCACAACACAAAGCCGACAATATACTAAATTCGGTACGTGAACTTTTTGGAAAATCCGAATTTAGCGTTGAACCAGATGCGGTTGAAATAATGGACGGCACCGATGAGGGTATATTCTCTTGGTTTACGGTTAACTTTCTACTTGGGCGTTTATCGAAATCAAATCAAGCTGCGGCTTTAGATTTAGGTGGTGGCAGTACGCAGGTTACTTTTGCACCAACTGACCCTGATCAATTGCCACTCTACGATAAATATATGCATGAAGTTAATACATTAAATCGCCAGATTAATGTGTTTACACACAGTTATTTGGGGTTGGGTTTGATGGCAGCACGTCATTCTGTATTTACGAAAGATTATAAAAAGGATGTGAGTGATATTGAAACGGTATGTGTTAACCCGATAATAAACAATCGTACTTGGACTTATGGGAATGTGGAATACACAATAAG cgGAAAGCCAAATACGAAATCAACAGCAGAAGAACCAGTTGTTGACTTGGAGCAATGTTTAGAAGCTATCAAGACACAAGTGCTGCCACTGGTCAAGCCAAAGCCTTTCACGTTGAAACAACATACAGTGGCTGCTTTCAGTTATTACTTTGAACGCGCTATAGAATCAGGATTAATTGATCCTTTCCAAGGTGGAGAAATAACAATATCAGCATATCGTAAGAAAGCTGAAGAAATTTGTAGCATTGCCAATGATGAACAGCCTTTTATGTGCTTTGATTTGACTTATATATCTGTGCTGTTGCGTGAAGGTTTTGGTTTGGGAGATAGTAAAAAAATTAAG CTTTACAAAAAGATCGATGGCCATGAAATATCATGGGCGCTAGGCTGTGCTTATAATGTCTTGACCAGTGTTGAGAAATATAATGCTTAA
- the NTPase gene encoding nucleoside diphosphate phosphatase ENTPD5 isoform X3 → MEAFLLTEVNTNEEQAGGAASRRRKSAGPNAAAKGLPRRLKLSFLCLVLSATLLLLFFGVYMDSTSPFLVRLASKLGYTRNQFAVIIDAGSTGSRVLAYKFDRSFIDNKLVLSEELFKERKPGLSSFAENPAQGAHSIKLLLDDAKAFIPKEKWASTPLVLKATAGLRLLPQHKADNILNSVRELFGKSEFSVEPDAVEIMDGTDEGIFSWFTVNFLLGRLSKSNQAAALDLGGGSTQVTFAPTDPDQLPLYDKYMHEVNTLNRQINVFTHSYLGLGLMAARHSVFTKDYKKDVSDIETVCVNPIINNRTWTYGNVEYTISGKPNTKSTAEEPVVDLEQCLEAIKTQVLPLVKPKPFTLKQHTVAAFSYYFERAIESGLIDPFQGGEITISAYRKKAEEICSIANDEQPFMCFDLTYISVLLREGFGLGDSKKIKLYKKIDGHEISWALGCAYNVLTSVEKYNA, encoded by the exons GTAAACACAAATGAGGAGCAGGCAGGTGGTGCTGCGTCTAGACGGCGGAAAAGTGCAGGTCCAAATGCCGCAGCTAAAGGTTTGCCTAGAAGACTGAAATTGTCGTTCTTATGTTTGGTGTTATCGGCTACATTATTGTTGCTTTTCTTTG GAGTTTATATGGACTCTACGAGCCCTTTCCTAGTTCGTTTAGCTTCAAAATTGGGATATACGCGTAATCAATTTGCAGTTATCATAGATGCTGGTTCTACCGGCAGTCGCGTCTTGGCTTATAAATTCGATAGAAGTTTTATAG ATAATAAACTTGTGTTATCTGAGGAACTGTTCAAGGAACGTAAGCCTGGTCTCTCTTCATTCGCTGAGAACCCTGCACAAGGTGCGCATTCTATAAAATTGTTACTCGATGATGCCAAAGCATTCATACCGAAAGAGAAATGGGCATCAACACCACTTGTTCTTAAAGCAACAGCTGGCCTACGTCTTCTTCCACAACACAAAGCCGACAATATACTAAATTCGGTACGTGAACTTTTTGGAAAATCCGAATTTAGCGTTGAACCAGATGCGGTTGAAATAATGGACGGCACCGATGAGGGTATATTCTCTTGGTTTACGGTTAACTTTCTACTTGGGCGTTTATCGAAATCAAATCAAGCTGCGGCTTTAGATTTAGGTGGTGGCAGTACGCAGGTTACTTTTGCACCAACTGACCCTGATCAATTGCCACTCTACGATAAATATATGCATGAAGTTAATACATTAAATCGCCAGATTAATGTGTTTACACACAGTTATTTGGGGTTGGGTTTGATGGCAGCACGTCATTCTGTATTTACGAAAGATTATAAAAAGGATGTGAGTGATATTGAAACGGTATGTGTTAACCCGATAATAAACAATCGTACTTGGACTTATGGGAATGTGGAATACACAATAAG cgGAAAGCCAAATACGAAATCAACAGCAGAAGAACCAGTTGTTGACTTGGAGCAATGTTTAGAAGCTATCAAGACACAAGTGCTGCCACTGGTCAAGCCAAAGCCTTTCACGTTGAAACAACATACAGTGGCTGCTTTCAGTTATTACTTTGAACGCGCTATAGAATCAGGATTAATTGATCCTTTCCAAGGTGGAGAAATAACAATATCAGCATATCGTAAGAAAGCTGAAGAAATTTGTAGCATTGCCAATGATGAACAGCCTTTTATGTGCTTTGATTTGACTTATATATCTGTGCTGTTGCGTGAAGGTTTTGGTTTGGGAGATAGTAAAAAAATTAAG CTTTACAAAAAGATCGATGGCCATGAAATATCATGGGCGCTAGGCTGTGCTTATAATGTCTTGACCAGTGTTGAGAAATATAATGCTTAA
- the NTPase gene encoding nucleoside diphosphate phosphatase ENTPD5 isoform X2: MTSPKDVRKRKVNTNEEQAGGAASRRRKSAGPNAAAKGLPRRLKLSFLCLVLSATLLLLFFGVYMDSTSPFLVRLASKLGYTRNQFAVIIDAGSTGSRVLAYKFDRSFIDNKLVLSEELFKERKPGLSSFAENPAQGAHSIKLLLDDAKAFIPKEKWASTPLVLKATAGLRLLPQHKADNILNSVRELFGKSEFSVEPDAVEIMDGTDEGIFSWFTVNFLLGRLSKSNQAAALDLGGGSTQVTFAPTDPDQLPLYDKYMHEVNTLNRQINVFTHSYLGLGLMAARHSVFTKDYKKDVSDIETVCVNPIINNRTWTYGNVEYTISGKPNTKSTAEEPVVDLEQCLEAIKTQVLPLVKPKPFTLKQHTVAAFSYYFERAIESGLIDPFQGGEITISAYRKKAEEICSIANDEQPFMCFDLTYISVLLREGFGLGDSKKIKLYKKIDGHEISWALGCAYNVLTSVEKYNA, translated from the exons GTAAACACAAATGAGGAGCAGGCAGGTGGTGCTGCGTCTAGACGGCGGAAAAGTGCAGGTCCAAATGCCGCAGCTAAAGGTTTGCCTAGAAGACTGAAATTGTCGTTCTTATGTTTGGTGTTATCGGCTACATTATTGTTGCTTTTCTTTG GAGTTTATATGGACTCTACGAGCCCTTTCCTAGTTCGTTTAGCTTCAAAATTGGGATATACGCGTAATCAATTTGCAGTTATCATAGATGCTGGTTCTACCGGCAGTCGCGTCTTGGCTTATAAATTCGATAGAAGTTTTATAG ATAATAAACTTGTGTTATCTGAGGAACTGTTCAAGGAACGTAAGCCTGGTCTCTCTTCATTCGCTGAGAACCCTGCACAAGGTGCGCATTCTATAAAATTGTTACTCGATGATGCCAAAGCATTCATACCGAAAGAGAAATGGGCATCAACACCACTTGTTCTTAAAGCAACAGCTGGCCTACGTCTTCTTCCACAACACAAAGCCGACAATATACTAAATTCGGTACGTGAACTTTTTGGAAAATCCGAATTTAGCGTTGAACCAGATGCGGTTGAAATAATGGACGGCACCGATGAGGGTATATTCTCTTGGTTTACGGTTAACTTTCTACTTGGGCGTTTATCGAAATCAAATCAAGCTGCGGCTTTAGATTTAGGTGGTGGCAGTACGCAGGTTACTTTTGCACCAACTGACCCTGATCAATTGCCACTCTACGATAAATATATGCATGAAGTTAATACATTAAATCGCCAGATTAATGTGTTTACACACAGTTATTTGGGGTTGGGTTTGATGGCAGCACGTCATTCTGTATTTACGAAAGATTATAAAAAGGATGTGAGTGATATTGAAACGGTATGTGTTAACCCGATAATAAACAATCGTACTTGGACTTATGGGAATGTGGAATACACAATAAG cgGAAAGCCAAATACGAAATCAACAGCAGAAGAACCAGTTGTTGACTTGGAGCAATGTTTAGAAGCTATCAAGACACAAGTGCTGCCACTGGTCAAGCCAAAGCCTTTCACGTTGAAACAACATACAGTGGCTGCTTTCAGTTATTACTTTGAACGCGCTATAGAATCAGGATTAATTGATCCTTTCCAAGGTGGAGAAATAACAATATCAGCATATCGTAAGAAAGCTGAAGAAATTTGTAGCATTGCCAATGATGAACAGCCTTTTATGTGCTTTGATTTGACTTATATATCTGTGCTGTTGCGTGAAGGTTTTGGTTTGGGAGATAGTAAAAAAATTAAG CTTTACAAAAAGATCGATGGCCATGAAATATCATGGGCGCTAGGCTGTGCTTATAATGTCTTGACCAGTGTTGAGAAATATAATGCTTAA
- the LOC137239637 gene encoding uncharacterized protein codes for MDDSCGKCDKSFGRNDTTVVPCSGFCKKRFHRACCEGQITEYDVKMIKANYHIRYWCPECVNVLASQRLGLEAIMTAFEGKFKDLCMQVDDLKNIIASNKSSASSEKVKSRNKDNAKEKAKAKSNRANTENNNNIDVLAAEISALKTAVNSYAFISDNGNNNNNCNGALDLVAFSPSPIPRRSQSAVLPLNSSRPGSVVQTANNTSSLTTTTTAPAAPIPPSFASVASSPSATTSERARDKSATANTNTNAFENNSAAANTNNARKVVVGTRTSCELDVAARLEWFHVGSFKPSVETTDIATYIAKHTCIKENSISCYKLIKKDVAVETVSKVNFKIGVPSSDRAKIMDSGLWPSNVKIRPFEFFQKFVSTEGGQ; via the exons ATGGATGACTCTTGTGGTAAATGCGATAAGAGTTTTGGCCGGAATGACACTACTGTTGTACCATGCAGTGGCTTCTGTAAGAAACGTTTTCACCGCGCCTGTTGTGAGGGCCAAATCACCGAATACGACGTGAAGATGATTAAGGCTAACTACCACATTCGATATTGGTGTCCTGAATGTGTGAATGTGC TTGCCTCGCAAAGACTTGGGCTGGAAGCCATCATGACCGCATTTGAGGGCAAATTCAAGGATTTGTGCATGCAGGTGGACGATTTGAAGAATATAATTGCAAGTAACAAATCATCAGCGAGTAGTGAAAAAGTGAAGAGTCGAAACAAAGACAACGCTAAAGAAAAGGCAAAAGCAAAATCTAACAGAGCCAATactgaaaacaataataatattgatGTACTCGCTGCCGAAATAAGTGCGCTCAAAACAGCTGTTAATTCATATGCATTCATTTCGGACAAcggcaacaataataacaattgcAATGGTGCATTAGATTTAGTTGCTTTCTCGCCTTCACCTATTCCTCGACGTTCGCAGTCTGCTGTTCTTCCCCTCAACAGTTCTCGGCCTGGGTCGGTGGTACAGACAGCTAATAACACATCgtctttaacaacaacaacaacagctcccgCTGCACCTATCCCTCCTTCATTTGCGTCTGTCGCTTCGTCACCGTCCGCTACCACCAGTGAGCGTGCTCGTGATAAATCTGCTACTGCTAATACCAATACCAAtgcttttgaaaataattctgCTGCCGCTAACACCAATAATGCACGTAAAGTTGTTGTTGGTACTAGAACAAGTTGTGAGCTTGATGTCGCTGCTCGTCTGGAATGGTTTCATGTAGGATCGTTCAAACCGTCCGTAGAAACTACTGACATCGCTACGTATATAGCAAAACATACTTGCATCAAAGAAAACTCTATATCAtgctataaattaataaaaaaagatgtaGCGGTAGAGACAGTAAGTAAAGTAAACTTCAAAATTGGAGTTCCGTCCTCAGATAGAGCAAAAATTATGGACTCGGGGCTGTGGCCGTCAAATGTCAAAATCCGGCCGTTtgagttttttcaaaagtttgtctCGACAGAGGGAGGACAGTGA